In the Tissierellales bacterium genome, TTTTAATTCACATAATACATCATTAAATTCATTTAATCTTAAAGAAACCCCCATTTTAAACCTCCTCTAATCTTTTATTTTACCTTTGGCTATATACCAATAAACCCATCCTATAAAAATAGCTCCACCTATAAAATTGCCAATAGTTACAGGTATAAGGTTTTTAAATATACCCGCTATAGAAATACCACTATTGGGTAACATAAAAGCTATAGTTATTAAAGTCATATTTGCAATACTATGCTCCATTCCAATAGTTATAAATGCAAATAAACACCAAAATATCATTATAAGTTTTGCTGTTTCATTTTTTAGTTTGAAGAAACACCAAACAGCTAAGCATACAAGCATATTACAAAGTATTCCTCTAATAAGTAGTGGAGTAAACCCTGCATCAATTTTTGCTTGAGAGCCACTTATTATAAAATCTGCCACGCTTTCTGTAGGAAGTTTAGATTTTACATATAATATAGCAAGTAATATGCTACCTAAGAAATTACCTATATAGCTATATAGCCAAACTTTTAAACTTCCTTTCCAACTGACTTTTTTGTTTAATGAGCCTACCATCATTATTAAATTATTCCCTGTAAAAAGCTCAGAGCCTGCTACTAGTACTAGGCTTAATGCTATACCAAAGGATACTCCCATTAAAATTTTAGTACTAGGAGTACCTGTATGTTGTAAAAATCCCCCAATAGTAAAAATTAAAAGTATTCCAAACCCTACATAAATACCAGCTAGCATTGAGGACATTATGTACCCAAGGCTATTTTCTTCTAATAAATTTTCTTTGTTTTTAGCTATAGATGCTAAGTTATCAATTTCTTCACTAAACAATAATCACACCTCCAACCTTTGATTATTTATAAATTAACATATGAGAAGAAAAAAGGCTGTGATAAAAATCACACCCCTCTAAAATAAATTGATAACTCATCTCTGTTTTTAACAACTATTTTATTATTCTTATATTGAATTAGTCCACATCTTACAAAATCATTAATAGCCCTTGAAACGGTTTCCCTAGTACTTCCTAACATATCTGCTAAATATGTCACACTTAAATTTAAATCAATTAAAACCCCTTCTTCTATATCTACACCATAATCTCTACTTAATTTCCATAGTTTTGCCGCCAATTTTTTATCCATCCTAATGGGAATTATATTTTTTAATTGTCTATAAAGCCTTCTGTTTTTCTTAGAAATAGAATTTATTATTTTTTTAGTTAGATTAAAATCTTTGCTCATAATATATAGAAGAGCGTCCTTGTCAATTTTAAGTACCTCACTATCTTCAAAAGCTTCACAACTTATTGAAGATGGAAGATCATCAAATATTACCTCATTAACTATATCCCCTTTATCCAATAAAAATATGATTCGTTTTTGACCTATCTCAGATAATTTAAAAAGGGTAACCTTTCCCTTTAACACTATGTATATATAATCCATTTCATCCTGTTCAAAAAATAATATATCCCCTTCCTTGAATTTCTCTATAAAAGATTTCTGAGCTAAATAATTTATATATTCGGTTTGTACGCTGTAGAATAAATTTAATTTTTTAATTTTCTTCTTTAATTTTTTAGTCATAAAATATTCGCCCCTTTTTTACTTTTAATCTATATTCCCTTAGACAAACTTTATTCACAATTCTTCTATAAAATCATATTCTATAATGAGTAGCAAATACCTCAGCATATGTACAGGAGGTGTAAATTATGGTAGATAATCTTGGTGGCCGTAGAGATTGCGGTGATTTTGATGATTCCTTACTATTCTTCTTCTTACTATTAGTAGTTTTATTCTGTAATTGTGGTAGATACTAATAGTCTTTTCTAAATCGGGGCATATGCCCCGATTTATCTATATATTATCATATTTATATTGTATCTCCTTTTTACAGATGCTGCAATTTAAAGAATATCTTCATTAAAAATTAGACTTTATTGTTTAAATCTTTTAATAATGGGTAAATATTAAGTGTTATTATAAAAGAAAAGGGGGACACATATGTTCGGAATACCAATAGAATTAATTTATCTTCTCACTCTATTGGCTACTATTACAATAGTTTTTGTTTTATTTAAAAGACCTATATATGAAGCTATGTTTATAGGTTACATAGTTATGGTAGTGGCGATGGGAAGATATGATAAATTAACAGAATATTTAATCAAACCTTCGACAAATACTTTATTTTATGCTATAGTAGCTTTTTTATCTTTAGCATTTATTTTTGGAAAAACCAATGTTGTCGAAGATATTATTGACTTTATATTATCTTTAGTAGGTCGCTTTAGAGGTGGCGCTGGATATGTGAGTTTGTTATCTAGTACCTTTATGGCTGCATTATCAGGAACTGGCCCAGGTAATGTTGCAGCAACTGGTGTTTTTACAATACCTACTATGATTCATACTAATTTCCCTAGGGCATTAGCTGCAACTGTTGAAATGTCTGCAAGCTCTTTAGGCCCTATGATTCCTCCATCTGGTACTATTTTACTAGCCTTCGGAGTTCTTGATCAAATGTATCCTAACACTTATACTTTAGCCCAATTTTGGATGGCAGTATGGGGAGTAGCTATCTGGTTTATAATTCAACGAGTAGTTACATTATATATCTTATGTCTAAAATACAAAGTAAGTCCTGTTCCTAAGGAAGACATACCAAAAGTTTCAGAAGCTTTAAAAAAAGGCTGGAAAGCTTTATTAGTGCCGGTAATAATTTTTCTACCTTTATATTTAGATTATAAATTTGGCTCTACTTTCTTTAAAGAAAGACTTGGAGAGGCTGGAGCAGAAAGTTTTTCAAGTTCTGTAATATTATTTACTCCTGGAATAGCAGCTATTTATTCTTTGATCATAAGTAGAGATAGGATTTCTGGAGGATTAAAGATAAAAAATATTTTAGAAATATTTAAAGCAGGTGTAGTTCAAATAACTCCTGTTGCGGCAACTGTGTACTTTGCCTATTCTATTTCTTATCTAATGGGAGATGCAGATATCGGTACTGCCATAGGGGAATTTGTTCAATCTTTTAATATGACGAAACTACAATTAGCAATATTTTTCCCTATATTTACAGCATTCCTAGGTATGATTTTACCAGGCTCATCCCAAATAGCCATCTTTGGTACAGGCATATTAGGCTCTCTCGCCGCATTAGGTACTAATCCTTTACTAGTTGCAGCAATATTACCAGCAATAACTGGTGCCTTAGAAGGTATGACACCGCCCTTAGCTCTTGCCATGTATACAGCTATGGGGATTGCCGATTCCGATATAATTGAAACATCTAAACTAGCCTTAACCTGGGTATTAATACATCTTGCATTAGCTATAATCATACTTGCAGAACTTTTACCAGTATTATTCATATAGGAGGATGGAAAATGAAAAATAAAGTACAAGAGGTTTTAAGTTGGCTTTTTAGCCTTTTTATAATAATAGCTATTCTAGGTGGGGGAATTATTTTAGCCATGTTTATTATTGCTATGATTGTAGGTGGA is a window encoding:
- a CDS encoding Crp/Fnr family transcriptional regulator; this translates as MTKKLKKKIKKLNLFYSVQTEYINYLAQKSFIEKFKEGDILFFEQDEMDYIYIVLKGKVTLFKLSEIGQKRIIFLLDKGDIVNEVIFDDLPSSISCEAFEDSEVLKIDKDALLYIMSKDFNLTKKIINSISKKNRRLYRQLKNIIPIRMDKKLAAKLWKLSRDYGVDIEEGVLIDLNLSVTYLADMLGSTRETVSRAINDFVRCGLIQYKNNKIVVKNRDELSIYFRGV
- a CDS encoding formate/nitrite transporter family protein; translated protein: MFSEEIDNLASIAKNKENLLEENSLGYIMSSMLAGIYVGFGILLIFTIGGFLQHTGTPSTKILMGVSFGIALSLVLVAGSELFTGNNLIMMVGSLNKKVSWKGSLKVWLYSYIGNFLGSILLAILYVKSKLPTESVADFIISGSQAKIDAGFTPLLIRGILCNMLVCLAVWCFFKLKNETAKLIMIFWCLFAFITIGMEHSIANMTLITIAFMLPNSGISIAGIFKNLIPVTIGNFIGGAIFIGWVYWYIAKGKIKD
- a CDS encoding TRAP transporter large permease subunit; translated protein: MFGIPIELIYLLTLLATITIVFVLFKRPIYEAMFIGYIVMVVAMGRYDKLTEYLIKPSTNTLFYAIVAFLSLAFIFGKTNVVEDIIDFILSLVGRFRGGAGYVSLLSSTFMAALSGTGPGNVAATGVFTIPTMIHTNFPRALAATVEMSASSLGPMIPPSGTILLAFGVLDQMYPNTYTLAQFWMAVWGVAIWFIIQRVVTLYILCLKYKVSPVPKEDIPKVSEALKKGWKALLVPVIIFLPLYLDYKFGSTFFKERLGEAGAESFSSSVILFTPGIAAIYSLIISRDRISGGLKIKNILEIFKAGVVQITPVAATVYFAYSISYLMGDADIGTAIGEFVQSFNMTKLQLAIFFPIFTAFLGMILPGSSQIAIFGTGILGSLAALGTNPLLVAAILPAITGALEGMTPPLALAMYTAMGIADSDIIETSKLALTWVLIHLALAIIILAELLPVLFI